From Sphingopyxis sp. MWB1, a single genomic window includes:
- a CDS encoding leucyl aminopeptidase family protein translates to MFDYSDLIQPDQGQDARTIHLVDKQGFEAWLKTRSPRERAALEAADFKPAPYAHAILPGDVAESWSVVTSVANVDSLSAWCLAKLAEKLPEGRYRVEGRQPGKAIFGWMTAQYRFDSYRSKAEPRGARVLLTEDVASIAPAVAEARATALVRDLVNTPAADMGPAALEREAERIAKAYGGQLTVTKGEALEQGYPMIHAVGRAAAKHHAPRLIEISWGKQEHPRIALVGKGVCFDSGGLDIKPAAGMRLMKKDMGGAAHILALAELVMASGLPVRLHCLVGAVENAISADAFRPGDVLKSRLGLTVEIGNTDAEGRLVLGDALARAGEEKPELIVDFATLTGAARVALGPDLPAMFANDDALAADLIAGGEHRDDPVWRMPLWDGYADLLETDIADLGNAGSSAFAGSITAALFLKRFVPKDSVWAHFDTFAWRPSARPGRPKGGAALGLRAAWAMLQQRYDRRARPGEAA, encoded by the coding sequence ATGTTCGATTATTCCGATCTGATCCAGCCCGACCAGGGACAGGACGCCCGCACCATCCATCTCGTCGATAAGCAGGGCTTTGAAGCCTGGCTCAAAACGCGCAGCCCCCGCGAACGCGCGGCGCTGGAGGCAGCGGATTTCAAGCCCGCCCCCTATGCCCATGCGATTCTGCCCGGCGATGTGGCGGAAAGCTGGTCGGTGGTAACCAGCGTCGCCAATGTCGACAGCCTGTCGGCCTGGTGCCTCGCCAAGCTGGCCGAAAAACTGCCCGAAGGGCGCTACCGGGTGGAGGGGCGCCAGCCGGGCAAGGCGATTTTCGGCTGGATGACCGCGCAATATCGCTTTGACAGCTATCGCAGCAAGGCGGAGCCGCGCGGCGCCCGCGTGCTGCTCACCGAAGATGTCGCGAGCATCGCCCCCGCGGTCGCCGAAGCGCGCGCGACGGCCCTAGTCCGCGATCTGGTCAACACCCCCGCCGCCGATATGGGCCCGGCCGCGCTTGAGCGCGAGGCGGAGCGGATTGCCAAGGCGTATGGCGGCCAGCTCACAGTAACGAAGGGCGAGGCGCTGGAGCAAGGCTATCCGATGATCCACGCGGTTGGCCGCGCCGCCGCCAAACATCACGCCCCCCGCTTGATCGAGATCAGCTGGGGCAAGCAAGAACATCCGCGCATCGCGCTCGTTGGAAAGGGCGTCTGCTTTGACAGCGGCGGCCTCGACATCAAGCCTGCGGCAGGCATGCGGCTGATGAAGAAGGATATGGGCGGCGCCGCTCATATCCTTGCCCTCGCCGAACTGGTCATGGCCAGCGGCCTTCCCGTCCGTTTGCATTGTCTGGTCGGCGCGGTGGAAAATGCCATTTCCGCCGATGCCTTTCGCCCCGGCGATGTGCTCAAAAGCCGCCTCGGCCTGACCGTCGAGATCGGCAATACCGACGCCGAAGGGCGGCTGGTGCTAGGCGATGCCCTCGCCCGCGCGGGCGAGGAAAAGCCCGAGCTGATCGTCGATTTTGCAACCTTGACCGGCGCGGCGCGCGTGGCGCTCGGCCCCGACCTTCCCGCCATGTTCGCCAATGACGATGCGCTCGCCGCCGATCTGATCGCGGGGGGCGAGCATCGCGACGATCCTGTGTGGCGCATGCCGCTGTGGGATGGCTATGCCGACCTGCTGGAAACCGACATCGCCGACCTGGGCAATGCAGGCAGTTCGGCCTTTGCCGGCTCCATCACCGCCGCGCTTTTCCTCAAGCGCTTTGTCCCCAAGGACAGCGTCTGGGCGCATTTCGACACCTTCGCCTGGCGCCCTTCGGCCCGGCCCGGCCGCCCCAAGGGCGGGGCAGCGCTGGGGCTGCGCGCGGCCTGGGCGATGCTGCAACAGCGCTATGACCGCCGCGCGCGACCGGGCGAAGCCGCTTGA
- a CDS encoding C40 family peptidase: MTGEKLHNSTAAPVRMGRPGVAGQGRGRFGLTGTSQAYDPRVVAIRPDLADVDVAGVHFAPHYAAPMMRSAILPSAPLRAAPALDAEQTSELLFGEGFALLDISGGWAWGYCLADHYVGYLAVDALGAPIAATHRVAAPEAILHSAPDAASGGSAVLPRGALVMGEAQGEWLETPNGFLPLAALTAPDAVEDDPAAIAEALIGTPYVWGGRTAKGIDCSGLVQLCWASAGVQLPRDSDLQLAALGSDRDVAAGDLARGDLIFFPGHVGIMGDETHLIHASQKWMEVKSEPLADVIARTAAEGHDPPVSGYKRLR, encoded by the coding sequence GTGACAGGGGAAAAGCTCCATAATTCAACGGCTGCACCGGTTCGTATGGGGCGCCCCGGCGTCGCAGGCCAAGGGCGCGGACGTTTCGGACTGACCGGCACGTCGCAGGCCTATGACCCGCGCGTCGTCGCGATCCGCCCGGACCTCGCCGATGTGGACGTCGCGGGCGTTCATTTCGCTCCCCATTATGCGGCTCCGATGATGCGCAGCGCCATCCTGCCTTCGGCCCCGCTGCGCGCGGCTCCGGCGCTCGATGCCGAACAGACAAGCGAACTGCTGTTCGGCGAAGGCTTTGCCTTGCTCGATATTTCGGGCGGCTGGGCCTGGGGCTATTGCCTCGCCGATCACTATGTCGGCTATCTCGCGGTCGATGCGCTCGGTGCCCCCATCGCGGCAACGCATCGCGTCGCCGCGCCCGAAGCCATTCTGCACAGCGCCCCCGACGCCGCGAGCGGCGGATCGGCGGTGCTTCCGCGCGGCGCGCTGGTGATGGGCGAAGCACAGGGCGAGTGGCTTGAAACGCCCAATGGCTTTCTGCCGCTGGCAGCCCTGACCGCGCCCGACGCGGTTGAGGATGATCCTGCCGCCATCGCCGAAGCGCTGATCGGCACCCCCTATGTCTGGGGCGGGCGCACGGCGAAAGGCATTGATTGTTCGGGCCTCGTCCAGCTTTGCTGGGCATCGGCGGGGGTTCAGCTTCCGCGCGACAGCGACCTTCAGCTTGCTGCCCTGGGTTCGGATCGCGATGTTGCGGCCGGCGATCTGGCACGCGGCGACCTCATCTTCTTCCCCGGCCATGTCGGCATCATGGGCGATGAAACGCATCTGATCCATGCCAGCCAGAAATGGATGGAGGTCAAGAGCGAGCCGCTCGCCGACGTTATCGCCCGCACCGCTGCGGAAGGCCATGATCCGCCGGTGAGCGGATATAAAAGATTGCGTTAA
- the argC gene encoding N-acetyl-gamma-glutamyl-phosphate reductase produces the protein MTHKIFIDGAAGTTGLEIAERLAGRSEFSLITLDEARRKDAAARREALNAADFVILCLPDDAAREAVAMIDNDRTRVIDASTAHRVAPGWVYGLPEVSGHDKVAAAMRVSNPGCYSTGFIALLAPLVSQGLLPADWPYICHAVSGYSGGGKALIERFETDGDIAWRGYALGLGHKHVPEMQERCGLSLPPLFAPAVIPAHRGMIVEIPLPLAAMTGAATADAMRSALAAHYEGSPLVEIGETPDSGELLLRVSDAGDDRLTLFVFANADGSQARLAARLDNLGKGASGACVQNLNIMAGLDETAGLRL, from the coding sequence ATGACTCACAAGATTTTCATCGACGGCGCGGCGGGAACGACGGGCCTAGAAATTGCCGAACGGCTTGCCGGGCGCAGCGAATTTTCGCTGATCACGCTGGACGAGGCGCGCCGCAAGGATGCCGCCGCGCGGCGCGAGGCGCTGAACGCCGCCGACTTCGTCATCCTCTGCCTGCCCGACGATGCTGCGCGCGAGGCGGTGGCGATGATCGACAATGACCGCACCCGTGTCATCGACGCATCGACCGCGCACCGCGTCGCCCCCGGCTGGGTCTATGGCCTTCCCGAAGTCAGCGGCCACGACAAGGTCGCCGCCGCGATGCGGGTGTCGAACCCCGGCTGTTATTCAACGGGCTTCATCGCCCTGCTCGCGCCGCTGGTCAGCCAGGGTCTGCTTCCTGCCGACTGGCCCTATATCTGTCACGCCGTCAGCGGCTATTCGGGCGGCGGCAAGGCGCTGATCGAACGGTTCGAAACCGACGGCGACATTGCCTGGCGCGGCTACGCACTCGGCTTGGGGCATAAGCATGTGCCGGAAATGCAGGAACGCTGCGGCCTGTCGCTGCCACCGCTTTTCGCGCCTGCGGTCATCCCCGCGCATCGCGGCATGATCGTCGAAATTCCGCTACCCTTGGCCGCCATGACCGGCGCTGCCACGGCCGATGCGATGCGCAGCGCCTTGGCCGCTCATTATGAAGGCAGCCCGCTGGTCGAGATTGGCGAAACGCCCGACAGCGGCGAATTGCTGCTGCGCGTATCCGATGCGGGCGATGACCGGCTGACCCTGTTCGTATTTGCCAATGCCGATGGCAGCCAAGCGCGCCTTGCCGCGCGGCTCGACAATCTGGGCAAGGGCGCGAGCGGCGCCTGCGTGCAAAATCTGAACATCATGGCGGGACTGGACGAAACAGCGGGTCTGCGGCTGTAG
- a CDS encoding PQQ-dependent sugar dehydrogenase, with amino-acid sequence MRKILKYAALALLLLVIIGGVTLYMMARPDVARFSTAELSGRVPVMASQKVETFPTINVPEATSWPAGTTPRAPEGLSVAPFAAGLDHPRTILVLPNGDVLAAEAQSPPRGDSGIEGWVMKKLMGKAGAGGTSANRITLLRDTDGDGKADVKSSYITGLNSPYGMALVGDTLYVANTDALLAFPYVAGETKMTGKAKKVADLPAAATNRHWTKSLAAAPNGWLYVGVGADSNIAENGMRAEFRRAAVLEVRPDSGYVRTFTAGLRNPVGLAFHPTGGRLWTVVNERDMLGSDLVPDYLTDVTEGDFYGWPWYYWGGFIDHRVPPDTEDRRQYVKRPEYGLGAHTAPLGFTFTQGLDLGDRWSNGALIARHGSWNREPVAGYDVVFVKFGANSKPLDALPITFLDQFLAPDGKTTRGRPADVQVAKDGSALVADDTGGVIWRVAKAD; translated from the coding sequence ATGCGCAAGATATTGAAATATGCCGCCCTCGCCCTGTTGCTGCTCGTCATCATCGGGGGCGTCACCCTCTATATGATGGCGCGGCCCGATGTGGCGCGTTTCTCGACCGCCGAACTCAGCGGACGGGTGCCGGTGATGGCCTCGCAAAAGGTCGAAACCTTCCCGACGATCAATGTGCCAGAGGCGACAAGCTGGCCCGCGGGCACCACCCCGCGCGCGCCCGAAGGCCTCAGCGTCGCGCCCTTTGCCGCCGGGCTCGACCATCCGCGCACTATCCTCGTGCTCCCCAATGGCGATGTCCTCGCTGCCGAGGCGCAAAGCCCGCCGCGCGGCGACAGCGGCATCGAAGGCTGGGTGATGAAGAAATTGATGGGCAAGGCTGGCGCGGGCGGCACCTCGGCCAACCGCATCACCTTGCTGCGCGACACTGACGGCGATGGCAAGGCGGACGTCAAAAGCTCCTATATCACCGGGCTCAACTCGCCTTATGGCATGGCGCTGGTCGGTGACACGCTTTATGTCGCCAATACCGACGCGCTCCTCGCCTTTCCCTATGTCGCGGGCGAAACGAAAATGACCGGCAAGGCAAAGAAGGTCGCCGACCTTCCCGCCGCCGCAACCAACCGCCACTGGACCAAGAGCCTCGCGGCCGCCCCCAATGGCTGGCTTTATGTCGGTGTCGGCGCCGACAGCAATATCGCCGAAAATGGCATGCGCGCCGAATTTCGCCGCGCCGCGGTGCTCGAGGTGCGCCCCGACAGCGGCTATGTCCGCACCTTCACCGCCGGACTGCGCAACCCCGTCGGCCTCGCCTTCCACCCCACGGGCGGACGGCTCTGGACCGTGGTGAACGAACGCGACATGCTCGGCAGCGATCTTGTCCCCGATTATCTCACCGATGTGACCGAAGGCGATTTCTATGGCTGGCCCTGGTATTATTGGGGCGGCTTCATCGACCACCGCGTCCCGCCCGATACGGAAGACCGCCGCCAATATGTCAAGCGCCCCGAATATGGGCTGGGCGCGCATACCGCGCCGCTCGGCTTCACCTTCACCCAGGGGCTGGACCTTGGCGACCGCTGGTCAAATGGCGCGCTGATCGCCCGCCATGGCTCGTGGAACCGCGAGCCCGTCGCGGGCTATGATGTGGTGTTCGTGAAATTCGGCGCCAATAGCAAACCGCTCGACGCGCTGCCCATCACCTTCCTCGACCAGTTCCTCGCGCCCGATGGCAAGACCACCCGCGGCCGCCCCGCCGATGTTCAGGTGGCAAAGGATGGCAGTGCGCTGGTCGCCGACGACACCGGCGGTGTCATCTGGCGCGTGGCGAAGGCCGACTAA
- the dnaN gene encoding DNA polymerase III subunit beta, which produces MKATIERAVLLKSLSHVQSVVERRNTIPILSNVLIEADGAGSLKLMATDLDLQVVETVAAKVETPGTITVSAHTLFEIARKLPEGAEVSLTAAEGKMQVKAGRSNFNLPTLPRDDFPVIAEGDLPTIFELPVAELIQIIDKTRFAISTEETRYYLNGIFFHVAEDATGPVLKAAATDGHRLARYTVTRPDGANDMPDVIVPRKCVAEIRKLLDEAEGNVEISLSASKIRFQLGNAVLTSKLIDGTFPDYSRVIPTANDKLLKVDPKSLFQGVDRVSTIASEKTRAVKVGLDKDRITLSVTSPENGTAAEELAAGYDSEAMEIGFNARYLSDILGQIDSDQVELHLADANAPTLIRESEKSPALYVLMPMRV; this is translated from the coding sequence ATGAAAGCGACGATCGAACGCGCAGTGCTTTTGAAGAGCCTCAGCCACGTCCAGTCGGTGGTGGAACGGCGCAACACGATTCCGATCCTGTCGAACGTGCTGATCGAGGCCGATGGCGCGGGCAGCCTGAAGCTGATGGCGACCGACCTTGACCTGCAGGTTGTCGAAACCGTCGCGGCCAAGGTGGAAACGCCGGGCACCATCACCGTTTCGGCGCATACCTTATTCGAAATCGCCCGCAAGCTGCCTGAAGGCGCCGAGGTCAGCCTGACCGCCGCCGAGGGCAAGATGCAGGTGAAGGCCGGGCGGTCGAACTTTAACCTGCCCACCTTGCCGCGCGACGATTTCCCGGTGATCGCCGAGGGCGACCTGCCGACCATTTTCGAACTGCCGGTTGCCGAGTTGATCCAGATTATCGACAAGACGCGCTTTGCGATTTCGACCGAAGAGACGCGCTATTATCTCAACGGCATTTTCTTCCATGTCGCCGAAGATGCGACGGGACCGGTGCTGAAGGCGGCGGCGACCGATGGGCACCGGCTGGCGCGCTATACCGTTACGCGGCCCGACGGCGCGAACGACATGCCCGACGTGATCGTGCCGCGCAAATGCGTCGCCGAAATCCGCAAGCTGCTCGACGAGGCCGAAGGCAATGTTGAAATCAGCCTGTCGGCGAGCAAGATCCGCTTTCAGCTTGGCAATGCCGTGCTGACGTCGAAGCTGATCGACGGCACTTTCCCTGATTATAGCCGCGTCATTCCGACCGCGAATGACAAGCTGCTGAAAGTCGATCCCAAAAGCCTGTTCCAGGGCGTCGATCGCGTGTCGACGATCGCCAGCGAAAAGACCCGCGCGGTCAAGGTCGGGCTCGACAAGGATCGCATCACGCTGAGCGTCACCAGCCCCGAAAATGGCACGGCGGCCGAGGAACTCGCCGCTGGCTATGACAGTGAGGCGATGGAGATCGGCTTTAATGCGCGCTACCTCAGCGATATATTGGGGCAGATCGACAGCGATCAGGTCGAACTGCATCTGGCCGATGCCAATGCCCCGACGCTGATCCGCGAAAGCGAGAAGAGCCCGGCGCTCTATGTACTGATGCCGATGCGGGTTTAG
- a CDS encoding LysR family transcriptional regulator translates to MFDWNDLKYFIAVAETGSTLAAARQLRVSQTTVARRVAALEREVGLHLFERRSAGYALTPPGQAMLANALGVRDAAARFEQLARAESRDAGGVVSVTAMEIFALTVLPAILRDLRTAHPGIQIRLDTSDELRELGAGAADIAIRCSKRPAGAGLVGRRIADSGWTLYCSRDYAALHGIPNNREQLARHPFIGGGGALWEPYQAWLRQYRLEESVVMQYDSVAGLLAGVRAGMGLTILPAFLADREEDLVRCLPPRNDDITGVWLLTHERVRHVPRVRLVLDFLARELTRIARS, encoded by the coding sequence ATGTTCGACTGGAATGACCTCAAATATTTTATCGCCGTTGCCGAAACGGGGAGCACGCTGGCGGCGGCGCGGCAGTTGCGCGTCAGCCAGACGACGGTGGCGCGCCGGGTCGCCGCGCTGGAGCGGGAGGTGGGGCTGCACCTTTTCGAGCGGCGTTCGGCTGGCTATGCGCTGACTCCGCCGGGGCAGGCGATGCTCGCAAATGCGTTGGGAGTGCGCGATGCGGCGGCGCGCTTTGAACAATTGGCGCGGGCGGAATCGCGCGATGCGGGCGGGGTGGTCAGCGTGACCGCGATGGAGATTTTCGCGCTCACCGTGCTGCCGGCGATCCTGCGCGACCTGCGTACCGCGCATCCCGGCATCCAGATACGGCTCGATACATCGGACGAACTGCGCGAGCTGGGGGCGGGCGCGGCCGACATCGCCATTCGCTGCAGCAAGCGGCCGGCTGGCGCCGGGCTGGTCGGGCGGCGTATCGCCGACAGCGGCTGGACCCTCTATTGCAGCCGCGACTATGCAGCGCTTCACGGCATTCCGAACAACCGCGAACAGCTGGCCCGCCACCCCTTCATCGGCGGCGGCGGCGCGCTGTGGGAGCCTTATCAGGCGTGGCTGCGCCAATATCGGCTCGAGGAGTCGGTGGTGATGCAATATGATTCGGTTGCGGGGCTGCTCGCCGGGGTGCGCGCGGGCATGGGGCTGACCATTCTTCCCGCCTTTCTGGCCGACCGCGAGGAGGATCTGGTTCGCTGCCTGCCGCCGCGAAACGACGATATTACGGGCGTTTGGCTGCTGACGCACGAGCGGGTGCGGCATGTGCCGCGCGTCCGGCTTGTGCTCGATTTTCTTGCGCGCGAACTGACGCGCATCGCCCGCAGCTGA
- a CDS encoding UrcA family protein yields the protein MQKLSLLPFLFISAAALPAFAQVEPATERQAVSYADLDLRKDQHVRKLDRRIARTARSLCGDAPDYDLKGKNAVRACRRDAAQRARAQAAPIIAAVRRASPVRVTARD from the coding sequence ATGCAAAAGCTGTCGCTCCTCCCCTTCCTTTTCATCAGCGCTGCCGCCTTGCCGGCGTTCGCGCAGGTTGAACCCGCAACCGAACGGCAGGCGGTAAGCTATGCCGACCTCGACCTGCGAAAGGACCAGCATGTCCGCAAGTTGGACCGGCGCATCGCCCGCACCGCGCGCAGCCTGTGCGGCGATGCGCCCGACTATGACCTCAAGGGCAAAAATGCGGTGCGCGCCTGCCGCCGCGACGCAGCCCAGCGTGCCCGCGCGCAGGCTGCACCCATCATTGCCGCCGTCCGCCGTGCCTCCCCCGTACGCGTGACGGCGCGCGACTAA
- the rlmN gene encoding 23S rRNA (adenine(2503)-C(2))-methyltransferase RlmN — protein sequence MQIPGHIDPVTTGTVPLRGGNRIDLVGLTREEIRARLEEAGLDAKAAKLRSKQIWHWIYHRGVTEFDAMTDIAKTMRPWLTERFIVGRPRVREAQVSNDGTRKWLLAAADGQEYEMVFIPDADRGTLCVSSQVGCTLNCRFCHTGTMRLVRNLTAGEIVGQVLLARDALGEWPKGTMASHADMEDEDDEAGHYTADGRMLTNIVMMGMGEPLYNFEEVKGALKIVMDGDGLALSKRRITLSTSGVVPMMARAGEEIGVNLAVSLHAVTKEIRDEIVPLNRKYGIEELLEACAAYPGANNARRITFEYVMLKDKNDSDADARELVRLIKQYRLPAKVNLIPFNPWPGALYECSSPERVRAFSNIIFEAGISAPIRTPRGRDIMAACGQLKSASTKPSRAELDRIAAEKQAALG from the coding sequence ATGCAGATCCCCGGCCATATTGACCCGGTTACGACCGGCACCGTGCCCCTGCGCGGGGGCAACCGCATCGACCTTGTCGGTCTGACGCGCGAGGAAATTCGCGCGCGCCTCGAAGAAGCCGGGCTCGATGCCAAGGCGGCCAAGCTGCGCTCGAAACAAATCTGGCACTGGATCTATCATCGCGGCGTGACCGAATTCGACGCGATGACCGATATTGCCAAGACGATGCGCCCCTGGCTGACCGAGCGCTTCATCGTCGGGCGCCCGAGAGTGCGCGAGGCGCAGGTGTCGAACGATGGCACGCGCAAATGGCTGCTCGCCGCCGCTGATGGCCAGGAATATGAAATGGTCTTCATCCCCGACGCCGATCGGGGAACCTTGTGCGTCTCAAGCCAGGTCGGCTGCACGCTCAACTGCCGCTTTTGCCATACCGGCACGATGCGCCTTGTCCGCAATCTGACCGCGGGCGAAATTGTCGGCCAGGTCTTGCTCGCGCGCGATGCGCTGGGCGAATGGCCCAAGGGCACGATGGCCTCGCACGCCGATATGGAGGATGAGGATGATGAGGCGGGTCATTATACCGCCGATGGCCGCATGCTCACCAACATCGTCATGATGGGCATGGGTGAACCGCTCTATAATTTCGAGGAAGTGAAGGGCGCGCTCAAGATCGTCATGGACGGCGACGGCCTTGCGCTTTCCAAACGGCGCATCACCCTGTCCACCAGCGGCGTCGTGCCGATGATGGCGCGCGCGGGTGAGGAAATCGGCGTCAATCTTGCCGTCTCGCTCCATGCGGTGACCAAGGAAATTCGCGACGAAATCGTCCCTCTGAACCGCAAATATGGCATAGAGGAACTGCTCGAGGCCTGCGCCGCCTATCCCGGCGCGAACAATGCCCGCCGCATCACCTTTGAATATGTGATGCTGAAGGACAAGAATGACAGCGACGCGGACGCCCGCGAGCTGGTCCGGCTGATCAAGCAATATCGCCTGCCCGCCAAGGTCAATCTTATCCCCTTCAACCCCTGGCCTGGCGCGCTTTATGAATGCTCGTCGCCCGAACGGGTGCGCGCCTTCAGCAATATCATTTTCGAAGCGGGCATTTCGGCGCCGATCCGCACCCCGCGCGGGCGCGACATCATGGCTGCCTGCGGCCAGCTCAAAAGCGCCTCGACCAAACCCAGCCGCGCCGAACTCGACCGCATCGCAGCGGAGAAACAGGCGGCGCTCGGATAA
- a CDS encoding outer membrane beta-barrel protein, whose protein sequence is MKKFAVAAALLSAVVATPALAADGGEARVEVRGGYIWGNGADEATLGIAGGYDYDLGTNTFVGAEIAGDKVLVDGANVQFSAGGRAGAKVGTAGKAYVNAGYTFGDIDDPYVGAGYEHKIGQNLYGKVEYRHQFINNFGDFDTVAVGLGMAF, encoded by the coding sequence ATGAAAAAATTCGCAGTTGCTGCCGCTCTCCTCTCGGCCGTTGTTGCCACCCCCGCTCTCGCCGCTGACGGCGGTGAAGCCCGCGTCGAAGTGCGCGGCGGCTATATCTGGGGCAATGGCGCAGACGAAGCCACGCTCGGCATCGCTGGTGGTTATGATTATGACCTCGGCACCAACACCTTTGTCGGCGCCGAAATCGCGGGCGACAAGGTGCTCGTCGACGGCGCGAACGTGCAATTCTCGGCTGGTGGCCGCGCCGGTGCCAAGGTTGGCACGGCTGGCAAGGCCTATGTCAACGCCGGTTACACCTTCGGCGACATCGATGATCCCTATGTCGGTGCTGGCTATGAGCACAAGATCGGCCAGAATCTTTATGGCAAGGTCGAATATCGTCACCAGTTCATCAACAATTTCGGTGACTTCGACACGGTTGCAGTCGGCCTCGGCATGGCCTTCTGA
- a CDS encoding MOSC domain-containing protein, with amino-acid sequence MTFPIDAILTGKAQIFGTKGEKSAIAKSPTDAPCRVGFLGLDGDEQGDLSVHGGPDKAIHHYPRDHYPFWVETLGTHPLLAEAGAFGENISTHGLTESAACIGDRYRLGSALVEISQGRQPCWKLGYRFGIASVPAMVVKSRRSGWYYRVLEEGMVAPGDRLELIERPQPEWSVERVFMLLIGGTGKLEPEALRALAAMEGLAGNWRARAEKLLD; translated from the coding sequence ATGACCTTTCCCATCGACGCCATTCTCACCGGGAAAGCGCAGATTTTCGGGACAAAGGGCGAGAAAAGCGCCATTGCCAAAAGCCCAACCGACGCGCCGTGCAGGGTCGGCTTTCTGGGTCTCGACGGCGATGAACAGGGTGACCTGTCGGTCCACGGCGGCCCTGACAAGGCGATCCACCATTATCCGCGCGACCATTATCCCTTTTGGGTCGAAACGCTGGGCACCCACCCTCTGCTTGCCGAAGCTGGCGCTTTTGGCGAAAATATCTCCACTCACGGGCTGACCGAAAGTGCCGCCTGTATCGGCGACCGCTATCGGCTGGGGAGCGCGCTCGTGGAAATCAGCCAGGGACGCCAGCCATGCTGGAAACTCGGCTACCGCTTCGGCATCGCAAGCGTCCCGGCTATGGTGGTAAAAAGCCGACGCAGCGGCTGGTATTATCGCGTGCTGGAAGAAGGTATGGTCGCGCCCGGCGACCGGCTGGAACTCATCGAGCGCCCACAACCCGAATGGAGCGTCGAGCGCGTCTTCATGCTGCTGATCGGCGGCACGGGCAAGCTCGAGCCGGAGGCGCTGCGCGCGCTCGCTGCGATGGAAGGTCTCGCCGGAAACTGGCGTGCGCGCGCCGAAAAGCTGCTCGACTGA